A section of the Methanosarcina mazei S-6 genome encodes:
- a CDS encoding DUF6951 family protein has protein sequence MTEITVNSTICDFVHTIRGSKKGSKIVVDIETPCEKIKKFSLMEIPVNEILDIKNNYVIDKAQEARCCSNCLVPCAVLNLCKLECGFLARSLAKKAGSLSIEFNDV, from the coding sequence TTGACTGAAATTACCGTAAATTCTACTATCTGTGATTTTGTCCATACAATCCGCGGAAGCAAAAAAGGAAGTAAAATTGTTGTTGACATCGAAACCCCATGCGAAAAGATAAAGAAATTTTCTCTTATGGAAATCCCAGTGAATGAAATTCTTGATATCAAGAATAATTACGTGATTGATAAAGCACAGGAAGCTAGGTGCTGCTCAAATTGCCTTGTGCCCTGCGCAGTACTCAACCTTTGCAAACTGGAATGTGGATTTCTTGCCAGATCTCTGGCAAAAAAAGCAGGCAGCCTAAGTATCGAATTTAATGATGTTTGA
- a CDS encoding hydantoinase/oxoprolinase family protein — MQYSLGIDAGGTYTDAVIIRDSDGIIVDSNKALTTYPDLHPGIKNVLDSLNPDYLKNTKLVSVSTTLSTNTILEGTGFPVAVILIGDHPLERELPTEYVLYVTGGHDHNGEEKASLNLEAIEKFSLNVKGRVLAFAISSYFSTRNPEHELKAKDRILELTGLPVVCGHELSQELGAYERAVTAFLNAQLIPITGQFVQSIITDIKERGINARLLMLKCDGSVVGIKDALRKPIETIFSGPAASLIGASYLSGLETCAVIDVGGTSTDISSIHIGVPDLNNEGAVVGGWKTRVRAIRMETTATGGDSHIWTVNRELYLGPRRVIPLAVAAVKYPNFLNNLKRTPMPARENLCENIQPTKFFARSGYIAGELSKAEAEVLKVIGEEPVSVFEISALTRKDFHPQTLDCLIKKRLVQVIGFTPTDALHVLGEYTAWREEASRTGAERLGRLMRMTPIEFCTAVKKKVARNMALHLLSYILTGVPCESIEKILDVDYPAKFKLQLPVVLLGGPVRAHRKELEELIDADILVPEHAEVGNAVGALVGKGIKRAEILIRPESLMSPDRDFLVFAPGSRLKFETYSKALEKATEIGKKLVEDYMKECGLSGNQVEISSEKKTVSPDGWNHPPTETNLLVVGVGMRELHV; from the coding sequence ATGCAGTATAGCCTGGGGATTGATGCAGGAGGCACATACACAGATGCTGTGATTATAAGGGACTCGGATGGCATCATTGTCGATTCAAATAAGGCACTTACAACCTACCCGGATCTTCACCCTGGTATCAAAAACGTACTCGACAGCCTGAACCCTGATTACCTGAAAAACACAAAGCTGGTTTCGGTTTCCACAACTCTTTCTACCAATACAATTCTAGAGGGCACTGGTTTTCCAGTAGCCGTGATCCTTATAGGAGATCATCCACTTGAACGAGAACTACCGACCGAATATGTACTTTATGTTACAGGTGGACACGACCACAATGGGGAAGAAAAGGCTTCACTCAACCTGGAAGCTATTGAGAAATTCTCCCTTAATGTTAAGGGCAGGGTTTTAGCTTTTGCCATATCGTCATATTTTAGCACTAGAAACCCGGAACACGAACTGAAAGCAAAGGACCGAATCCTTGAGCTTACGGGGCTGCCTGTGGTTTGCGGGCATGAGCTTTCCCAGGAACTGGGAGCTTACGAAAGGGCAGTAACAGCTTTTCTTAATGCGCAGCTAATCCCCATAACAGGGCAGTTCGTACAGTCCATAATCACAGATATAAAAGAGCGGGGAATTAATGCCAGGCTCCTTATGCTAAAATGTGACGGTTCAGTTGTCGGAATCAAAGATGCCCTGAGAAAGCCAATAGAAACTATATTCTCAGGTCCGGCAGCAAGTCTTATTGGAGCTTCTTACCTCTCTGGACTTGAGACCTGTGCCGTAATTGATGTAGGAGGCACAAGTACGGACATCTCCTCGATCCATATAGGCGTTCCTGATCTGAACAACGAGGGAGCTGTTGTAGGGGGCTGGAAAACCCGCGTTAGAGCGATAAGGATGGAAACAACGGCTACAGGCGGGGACAGCCACATCTGGACAGTAAATAGGGAACTCTACCTTGGACCCAGGAGAGTTATACCGCTTGCAGTCGCTGCAGTAAAATACCCAAATTTTCTGAATAATCTCAAAAGGACTCCAATGCCTGCCAGAGAAAATCTGTGTGAGAACATTCAGCCCACAAAGTTTTTTGCCAGATCAGGATATATTGCAGGTGAGCTGAGTAAAGCCGAAGCCGAAGTACTGAAGGTAATAGGAGAAGAACCTGTTTCTGTGTTCGAAATATCAGCCCTTACAAGAAAAGACTTTCATCCTCAGACGCTTGACTGTCTCATCAAAAAACGCCTTGTTCAGGTAATTGGCTTTACACCAACAGACGCTCTGCATGTGTTAGGGGAATACACAGCCTGGCGTGAAGAAGCTTCGCGTACAGGAGCAGAAAGGCTTGGAAGACTCATGCGCATGACACCAATAGAATTCTGTACTGCCGTAAAAAAGAAAGTTGCCAGAAATATGGCACTTCATCTTCTCTCGTATATCCTGACAGGTGTCCCATGCGAATCCATTGAGAAGATTTTGGACGTAGACTATCCCGCAAAATTCAAACTGCAACTTCCTGTTGTCCTGCTTGGAGGACCTGTTAGAGCGCATAGAAAGGAACTGGAAGAACTGATAGATGCAGATATCCTGGTTCCAGAACATGCCGAGGTAGGGAATGCAGTTGGAGCACTTGTAGGAAAAGGAATCAAAAGAGCTGAAATTCTCATAAGGCCAGAGAGCCTCATGTCTCCTGACAGGGATTTTCTTGTCTTTGCCCCGGGAAGCAGACTGAAATTTGAGACTTACTCAAAAGCTTTGGAGAAAGCAACCGAGATTGGAAAAAAGCTTGTTGAAGATTATATGAAAGAATGTGGGCTCAGTGGCAACCAGGTTGAAATCTCTAGTGAGAAAAAGACCGTTTCTCCTGACGGCTGGAACCATCCTCCTACGGAAACAAATCTGCTGGTTGTGGGAGTAGGTATGAGAGAATTGCACGTTTGA
- a CDS encoding right-handed parallel beta-helix repeat-containing protein — MDEKYLRYVRQNKKKIGASIVILVFLIAMGIFILYAIKSEYSPIPLNKKVYVTGDRSGDFNCDGEADQVEINQALKFVAETPGYNTVYLKGPFTYTINSTIYMQSNTILEGDPDAVIKLVDHAGWTNSPMIPLIGKYGDSEITDVIIRGFEIDGNHDNNTDRSKGRGYYNIIYFTSAKNIKVYNMYMHDGHGDGLRINHGKNIQFYNNKIYKLGHDGLYAIECTNVKAWNNTITCRTNSGLRVWNSNHVKFYDNIINSTFDRNAGGPGILIEKTTGVMNDIEIYNNSIHNTFGPGLWLIGYDSSYPKKEAQNIHIHRNTFYSTGTNPSINWVGGIVTSGFYDTLIENNIFDGVYHAAVIHMYPDGKVTDLSPAGTGHTTTVRNNIIVNTQKRTENPDGTGYAVINYLPETHSFVLENNCLYNNSAGNYKNASSTTDFYADPLFVDQKKHNYHLKSNSPCIKAGNSS; from the coding sequence ATGGATGAAAAATATTTGAGGTATGTAAGGCAAAACAAAAAAAAGATAGGAGCATCCATTGTAATTCTTGTTTTCCTGATTGCAATGGGAATTTTCATTCTTTATGCCATAAAATCCGAATATTCTCCTATACCTTTAAATAAAAAGGTATATGTTACAGGCGATAGAAGTGGAGATTTCAACTGTGACGGAGAGGCTGACCAGGTAGAGATAAACCAGGCTCTTAAATTCGTAGCAGAAACACCAGGATATAATACTGTTTATCTTAAAGGTCCCTTTACCTATACTATCAACAGTACCATTTACATGCAAAGCAACACGATTCTTGAGGGAGACCCTGATGCTGTTATCAAACTGGTTGATCATGCAGGGTGGACCAATTCTCCCATGATCCCCCTGATTGGGAAATATGGAGACTCAGAAATAACCGATGTAATTATTCGTGGGTTTGAAATCGATGGCAATCATGATAACAACACTGATCGTTCTAAAGGTAGAGGCTACTATAATATAATTTATTTCACCAGTGCGAAAAACATAAAAGTTTATAATATGTATATGCATGACGGCCACGGTGACGGATTAAGGATTAACCACGGTAAAAATATTCAGTTTTATAATAACAAAATATATAAGCTTGGACATGATGGGCTTTATGCTATTGAGTGCACAAACGTAAAAGCCTGGAATAATACGATAACCTGCAGAACTAACAGTGGCCTCAGAGTCTGGAATTCGAATCATGTGAAGTTCTATGATAACATTATTAATTCCACATTTGACAGGAACGCAGGCGGCCCTGGAATCCTGATTGAAAAAACTACCGGAGTTATGAATGATATAGAAATCTACAATAATTCTATTCACAACACCTTCGGACCCGGATTATGGTTGATAGGATACGACTCTTCTTATCCCAAAAAAGAGGCGCAGAATATCCATATTCATCGAAATACATTTTATAGTACGGGTACTAATCCGAGTATAAACTGGGTCGGTGGCATCGTAACAAGTGGCTTTTACGATACTCTTATAGAGAACAATATATTCGATGGTGTGTACCACGCTGCAGTAATCCATATGTACCCGGATGGTAAAGTCACGGACCTTTCACCTGCAGGTACGGGACACACAACAACCGTCCGCAACAATATTATAGTGAATACCCAGAAACGCACAGAGAATCCAGATGGGACCGGATATGCAGTAATCAATTATCTCCCTGAAACACATAGTTTTGTGCTGGAAAATAACTGCCTTTACAATAATTCTGCGGGTAACTATAAAAACGCGAGTTCAACAACTGACTTCTATGCAGATCCTCTCTTTGTAGACCAGAAGAAACATAATTATCACCTGAAATCAAATTCTCCCTGCATAAAGGCAGGTAACTCTTCTTAA
- a CDS encoding DUF6951 family protein encodes MSEFTVNSTICGFVHKIHGSKKGNKIIVDIETPCEKIKKFSHMEVPMMEILDIKNNYVIDRAQEAQCSSNCLVPCAVLNLCRMESGFLAKSLVKKAGSISIEFNEV; translated from the coding sequence TTGTCTGAATTTACTGTAAATTCTACGATCTGTGGTTTTGTACACAAGATACATGGAAGCAAAAAAGGAAACAAAATTATTGTTGATATTGAAACCCCCTGTGAGAAGATAAAAAAATTCTCTCACATGGAAGTCCCCATGATGGAAATTCTCGATATCAAGAACAATTATGTCATTGATAGAGCACAGGAAGCGCAGTGCTCCTCTAATTGCCTTGTACCATGTGCAGTGCTCAATCTATGCAGAATGGAAAGCGGTTTCCTTGCAAAATCCCTGGTAAAAAAAGCAGGCAGTATCAGTATAGAGTTTAATGAAGTTTAA
- a CDS encoding thioredoxin family protein, whose amino-acid sequence MKIEILGTGCPKCKKTKETIEKVLKQTGVEAEVIKVEDIEKIMSYGVMVTPAVVIDGEVKLAGKVPDEKDVRKWII is encoded by the coding sequence ATGAAAATAGAAATTCTCGGAACAGGATGCCCCAAATGCAAAAAAACAAAAGAAACGATTGAAAAAGTATTGAAGCAAACTGGAGTTGAAGCTGAAGTAATTAAAGTTGAGGATATTGAAAAAATTATGAGCTACGGCGTTATGGTCACTCCTGCAGTTGTTATTGATGGTGAAGTAAAACTTGCAGGTAAAGTCCCGGATGAAAAAGATGTTCGAAAATGGATAATCTAA
- a CDS encoding permease, translating to MVDIFYPLQWIADKLTYEILGIASDTRLASSVNFVIYDVMKIFVLLAVMIFVVSYIRTYITPERTRQVLGSKKGIRYYFLASLIGTVTPFCSCSSVPIFIGFVEAGVPLGVTFAFLITSPLVNEAAVAALWATLGLKATVIYIVSGVILGVLGGYLIGLLKLEKYVEGFVYKMKVGKHSVEDQKLIMKERAEYAFESVKEIVGRVWLYVIIGVAIGGIFHGYAPEGILEKYAGKDNLLAVPVAVLIGVPLYSNIMAMIPIVESLIGKGLPVGTALAFLMSVTAVSLPEMIILRKVLKKELIAIFVSIVALSIIFTGYLFNVLL from the coding sequence ATGGTCGATATATTTTATCCTCTTCAATGGATTGCTGACAAACTGACATATGAGATCTTAGGGATTGCATCTGATACACGCCTTGCATCCAGTGTTAATTTTGTTATTTATGATGTAATGAAAATTTTCGTCCTTTTAGCTGTAATGATTTTTGTTGTTTCCTATATAAGGACATACATTACTCCCGAAAGAACAAGGCAGGTTCTTGGAAGTAAGAAAGGAATCAGATATTATTTTCTTGCATCTCTCATCGGAACAGTAACTCCTTTTTGTTCTTGTTCGTCTGTCCCGATCTTCATAGGATTTGTTGAAGCTGGAGTGCCTCTGGGAGTTACTTTCGCTTTTCTGATCACCTCTCCTCTTGTAAACGAAGCTGCTGTAGCCGCTCTATGGGCAACTCTCGGCCTTAAGGCTACGGTAATCTATATTGTTTCAGGAGTCATACTGGGCGTGTTGGGGGGATATCTAATTGGCCTTCTTAAACTCGAAAAATATGTCGAAGGCTTTGTTTACAAGATGAAAGTAGGAAAGCACAGTGTGGAAGATCAAAAACTAATAATGAAGGAAAGAGCAGAATATGCCTTTGAAAGTGTAAAAGAAATTGTGGGCAGAGTATGGCTCTATGTAATAATAGGAGTCGCTATCGGAGGTATTTTCCATGGATATGCGCCCGAAGGAATACTCGAAAAATACGCTGGTAAGGACAATCTACTTGCAGTGCCAGTTGCGGTCCTTATTGGGGTGCCCCTTTATTCGAATATCATGGCTATGATCCCTATTGTAGAGAGCTTGATTGGAAAAGGACTGCCTGTAGGGACTGCCCTTGCTTTTCTTATGTCTGTTACAGCAGTGTCTCTGCCTGAGATGATTATTCTTAGAAAAGTACTGAAAAAAGAATTGATTGCGATATTTGTTTCAATTGTAGCATTATCGATAATTTTTACAGGTTATTTGTTCAATGTGTTGTTGTAA